The following are encoded together in the bacterium genome:
- a CDS encoding OmpA family protein, protein MMKQTVAYRRIFMPGLLGFLVWLAIATGGYAYFFDYGVGVRPTGMGQAFVAVADDANAVNYNPAGLATLERYELTMMLSSLFTGFEGRLYNGARDALGYSYVGVAVPVDPEIGYFGASWTQFGSYFYHENTFNVGYARTLTYKTETMHVGANLKILNWSVQGNDYTEPLSKTAFTADIAALYPLPKNFVAGLCIENIIPANVGLTTYEEVPRNFRLGASWSQDLKPLGAVIDNVLVSFELVNRSYMQNKNTVRFGAESWFFDGIAAARMGVNSTEFTISLSGKHLLRELNDVLLQVDYSFSLPFYIQDTYGSHRVALTASLPQPKGSKMERAEKALAEALKEETEENMAGMKDQELLESRKQEEAELAAMVAKLRAEILAVREQIKGIDVKIESGELPRVQFEAGKSVLKRISLRTLNEMGMVLEKYPQVKVRLEGHTDSNGKKADNLRLSQDRVEVVREYLVSLYKLKATNLIPVGYGETQPIASNKTPKGRAKNRRVEVHVLVPAGLAATSQTQTAPDDKSPEATIGKKDIVQYEEIEQLREKLKVYEMQMSTDEVEELFKQQHKNNGNGAKQEVDKPEGAVKPADMNK, encoded by the coding sequence GTGATGAAACAAACAGTGGCTTATAGACGGATATTCATGCCGGGTCTGTTGGGATTCCTGGTCTGGTTGGCAATCGCAACGGGTGGGTATGCCTACTTTTTTGATTACGGCGTGGGTGTGAGGCCGACCGGTATGGGGCAGGCTTTTGTAGCGGTGGCGGATGATGCCAATGCGGTGAACTACAATCCTGCCGGCTTGGCAACGCTGGAACGCTATGAACTGACCATGATGCTTTCCAGCCTGTTTACCGGATTTGAAGGACGATTGTATAACGGAGCTCGTGATGCTCTGGGATATAGTTATGTGGGGGTTGCTGTGCCGGTTGATCCTGAAATCGGCTACTTTGGTGCATCCTGGACGCAGTTTGGATCCTATTTCTATCATGAGAATACGTTCAATGTTGGCTATGCCAGAACGCTTACTTATAAAACCGAGACCATGCATGTGGGTGCCAATTTAAAGATTCTGAATTGGTCTGTTCAGGGAAATGATTATACCGAACCGCTCTCGAAAACCGCTTTTACCGCTGATATTGCAGCGCTGTATCCTTTGCCAAAGAATTTTGTCGCAGGTTTGTGTATTGAAAATATTATTCCGGCCAATGTCGGGCTTACCACCTATGAAGAGGTACCGCGTAATTTTAGGCTTGGCGCATCCTGGTCACAGGATCTCAAACCTTTGGGAGCGGTGATTGACAATGTTTTGGTTTCGTTTGAACTGGTCAATCGGAGCTATATGCAGAATAAAAACACTGTCCGCTTTGGGGCGGAGAGCTGGTTTTTTGATGGTATTGCCGCCGCACGGATGGGTGTGAACTCAACCGAGTTTACCATCAGTCTGAGCGGGAAGCATCTGCTTAGGGAATTGAATGATGTTCTTTTGCAGGTGGACTATTCCTTTTCTCTGCCTTTTTACATCCAGGACACTTATGGAAGTCACCGGGTGGCTCTGACGGCAAGTTTGCCTCAACCCAAAGGAAGTAAGATGGAACGAGCCGAGAAGGCGCTGGCAGAAGCGCTGAAAGAAGAAACTGAAGAGAATATGGCTGGTATGAAAGATCAGGAACTCTTGGAATCACGCAAGCAGGAAGAGGCTGAACTGGCTGCTATGGTGGCTAAACTCCGGGCTGAAATTTTGGCAGTGCGGGAACAGATAAAAGGGATTGATGTAAAAATTGAATCCGGCGAACTGCCGCGCGTTCAGTTTGAAGCGGGGAAAAGCGTTTTGAAAAGAATATCCTTACGGACTTTAAACGAGATGGGGATGGTGTTGGAGAAATATCCTCAGGTCAAAGTGCGTCTTGAAGGGCATACGGATTCGAATGGAAAAAAAGCTGATAATCTTAGACTCTCGCAGGACAGGGTTGAAGTTGTTCGGGAATACCTTGTCTCGCTATACAAGTTGAAAGCCACCAATCTTATTCCCGTAGGGTATGGAGAAACCCAACCCATCGCGAGCAACAAAACGCCAAAAGGAAGAGCGAAGAACCGGCGTGTTGAGGTGCATGTACTTGTACCTGCCGGTTTAGCAGCGACAAGTCAAACCCAGACGGCGCCGGATGACAAATCACCGGAAGCGACGATTGGTAAAAAAGATATTGTTCAGTATGAAGAAATTGAACAACTTCGGGAAAAATTAAAAGTCTATGAAATGCAAATGAGCACGGATGAAGTAGAGGAACTTTTTAAACAGCAGCACAAAAATAACGGGAATGGTGCTAAACAAGAAGTGGATAAGCCGGAAGGTGCAGTAAAGCCGGCGGACATGAATAAATAA
- a CDS encoding MotA/TolQ/ExbB proton channel family protein, with the protein MNDVQWFELLKSSPTLIVLLICSIISVIFILERGIYYLLNLPNTDKFNKALKPIIEKKDIPAALAYCKKHRGPMPRVLYATIEHSKESLESLTSLLSSLIKKEEVLLERFLGILGTLGNTAPFIGLLGTVIGIIKAFQSLSAAGSGGPNVVAAGIAEALIATAAGLIVAIPAVIFFNYYVSRVRQTITDIEASVEQVLFYIKK; encoded by the coding sequence ATGAATGATGTACAATGGTTTGAATTATTAAAGTCCAGCCCGACGTTAATTGTGCTTTTAATTTGTTCGATTATTTCGGTTATTTTTATTCTCGAACGGGGGATTTATTACCTGCTTAATCTTCCCAATACGGATAAATTCAACAAGGCGCTTAAACCGATTATTGAGAAAAAGGATATTCCTGCTGCATTGGCATACTGTAAAAAGCATCGCGGCCCGATGCCCCGGGTATTATATGCGACCATTGAACATTCCAAGGAATCATTGGAAAGTTTGACCAGCCTTCTTTCCAGTTTGATTAAGAAAGAAGAAGTGCTATTGGAGCGTTTTTTGGGTATTTTGGGAACCTTGGGTAATACTGCGCCATTTATCGGTCTGCTGGGGACTGTTATTGGTATTATTAAAGCATTTCAATCTCTTTCCGCTGCGGGTTCCGGCGGTCCCAATGTGGTTGCGGCGGGGATTGCAGAGGCGTTGATTGCCACGGCTGCGGGCTTAATTGTGGCGATTCCGGCGGTCATTTTCTTTAACTACTATGTTTCCCGTGTACGGCAAACCATAACAGATATTGAAGCATCTGTAGAACAGGTTCTGTTTTATATAAAGAAATAG
- a CDS encoding biopolymer transporter ExbD translates to MLKSKMRSENSQTIIAEINVAPLVDVCLVLVIIFMVTTTAFLEPPFDIALPEAHTAEQTKEENIFVAVSPEGFLAVNESQIEKKDFPDFIRKKIQKSRHKLIIIRADENADSGAVIDVMTVVKKAGARRITFGTEEIVE, encoded by the coding sequence ATGCTTAAAAGCAAAATGCGCAGCGAAAATTCTCAAACAATTATAGCTGAAATTAATGTGGCGCCACTGGTGGACGTTTGTTTGGTTTTGGTCATTATTTTTATGGTGACCACAACGGCTTTTTTAGAACCTCCCTTTGATATCGCATTACCTGAAGCGCATACTGCCGAGCAGACAAAGGAAGAAAATATTTTTGTGGCAGTAAGCCCGGAAGGTTTTTTGGCGGTGAATGAGAGTCAGATTGAAAAAAAGGATTTTCCTGATTTTATTCGGAAAAAAATACAAAAAAGCAGGCATAAGTTGATAATTATCCGTGCGGATGAGAATGCGGATAGTGGTGCTGTTATTGATGTAATGACCGTTGTTAAAAAAGCCGGGGCCAGACGTATTACCTTTGGTACCGAAGAAATCGTGGAGTAG
- a CDS encoding tetratricopeptide repeat protein produces the protein MMLRNVWKKIIKIVVGFCCVMGIFGNVFASSVTEIWQSAVQAHLSKNYAKSIRVLETYLIRVDDPAKIEAARFFLAENYRFQGQGAQALLLYQKLADKAAKGPLKISAQYRIAELAYNRGHYKEAVDIFNRLANDARAEFLFPQIPLAQVKTNLKLQRRNQAQKVFDELVGKFPRSLLDPEIKFLYGIMKEYQRKHIDALKIYEELGENPLARLFTGSIYESQGRFLEAVESYNKVLDIAEIKSHREMANYFKIRAFYKSGDFLSAESLCSNFLTIYPKSEFRSKAVLLHLLISLAQAQFEDVMKNYSRYTTALASLNPKDQSLLKYVLAEAALNLDRFSEAIDRYLEALPQSDANRAEILLKIAYAYLAVSNGEDAYKQINAYFRTAKKIEPFAYLVLMRANLETRREQGAFRAVQTLARTKSPQIQLGLYYLAEYYMVKGKSRKLVTQWPLLENILQKENVQVEYREVAAWARLLVADAYYQEKKYSLSRDYYQQALIIHPRGRIEMFVYAGLTWCNFELQNYKGVRKRSEKLFVMKNLPQDLIMEISLLQAHAYFNLQEYDRSIQAYRKWIDTAPKHPDIPRVQFQIGWAYYLNKAYLDAVETWMAMADEFSDAPETQEALFWVADTYFQAGENRRARKIYQSLLKKYPESPECKSFALRIAQTYYNEQKDKESIRRFTAVMVDYPDTTEAKEAGNGIEAASYRITDMMDTIPAFREFISKFSESNLAEDIQYRIGEAYYLKEKYKLSLSEFLQFVLIYTKSPRTPNAQYYISVCQEQLGNVRESVLQAEAFVKNYPQHELAPEMMFRLASGEFQLEKFSEAAQHFVECAENYALKEYQPRAWYNAAVTYEKIEMPDQALTYYEKLVKHYPDDPNATVGFSRMVMMNALQRNYEGVEATLVLMEAKKDKALLQKTWLGLAVLYKEQDEPGRYEEILLRIMREGLPKTREYSMALVELASMYEGEKKWQAALEVYQRLAKNTLEPKWRDAAGKRIKLLSRIIKSEQR, from the coding sequence GTGATGTTGCGGAATGTTTGGAAAAAAATAATTAAAATTGTTGTGGGATTCTGTTGCGTGATGGGAATTTTCGGAAATGTATTTGCATCATCGGTTACCGAAATTTGGCAATCGGCTGTTCAGGCACATTTGTCCAAAAATTATGCCAAAAGTATCCGCGTTTTGGAAACTTATTTAATCCGGGTGGACGACCCGGCAAAAATAGAGGCTGCGCGGTTTTTTTTAGCTGAAAATTATCGTTTTCAGGGACAGGGTGCACAAGCATTGTTGCTTTATCAAAAGTTAGCAGATAAGGCGGCCAAGGGGCCGTTGAAAATCAGCGCCCAATATCGAATCGCCGAGTTGGCGTATAACCGCGGTCACTATAAAGAGGCGGTGGATATATTCAACCGTTTGGCCAATGATGCGCGGGCAGAGTTTCTTTTTCCTCAGATCCCGCTTGCACAGGTGAAAACCAATCTGAAATTGCAGCGTAGAAATCAGGCGCAAAAGGTTTTTGATGAATTGGTCGGAAAATTTCCGCGTTCCTTACTTGATCCCGAAATAAAGTTTCTTTATGGCATCATGAAAGAATACCAGAGGAAACATATTGATGCTTTGAAAATTTATGAAGAACTGGGTGAAAATCCTTTGGCACGTCTTTTTACCGGTTCGATTTATGAATCTCAGGGACGTTTTTTAGAGGCGGTGGAATCTTACAATAAGGTTTTAGATATTGCGGAAATTAAGTCGCATCGTGAAATGGCCAATTACTTTAAAATTCGTGCTTTTTATAAATCAGGTGATTTTTTGTCTGCAGAAAGTCTTTGCTCTAATTTTTTAACTATTTATCCGAAAAGCGAATTTCGTTCCAAAGCGGTTTTGCTGCATCTTTTGATTTCATTGGCGCAAGCCCAATTTGAAGATGTTATGAAAAATTACTCCCGTTATACAACCGCATTGGCGTCGCTTAATCCGAAAGATCAATCTTTGTTGAAATATGTTTTGGCGGAAGCGGCGTTGAATCTCGATCGTTTTTCCGAAGCGATTGACCGCTATTTGGAAGCGTTGCCGCAATCGGATGCGAATCGTGCGGAGATTTTGCTGAAAATTGCGTATGCTTATCTGGCGGTTTCAAATGGAGAAGATGCTTACAAACAGATCAACGCTTACTTCAGAACCGCAAAAAAAATTGAACCTTTTGCTTATTTGGTGCTAATGCGCGCCAATTTAGAAACCCGACGAGAGCAGGGAGCTTTTCGGGCGGTACAAACGTTGGCGCGTACCAAAAGTCCGCAGATTCAACTGGGTCTATACTATTTGGCTGAATATTATATGGTGAAAGGCAAATCGCGGAAATTGGTCACACAATGGCCCTTGCTGGAAAATATTTTACAAAAGGAAAACGTCCAGGTTGAGTACCGTGAAGTGGCAGCTTGGGCACGCCTGTTGGTGGCGGATGCTTATTATCAGGAAAAAAAATATTCGCTGTCGCGCGACTATTATCAACAAGCCTTGATAATTCATCCGCGAGGGCGTATCGAAATGTTTGTTTACGCCGGATTGACCTGGTGCAACTTTGAATTGCAAAATTATAAGGGCGTTCGGAAGAGAAGTGAAAAATTATTTGTAATGAAAAATTTACCGCAGGATTTGATTATGGAAATATCACTCTTGCAGGCTCACGCATATTTTAATCTGCAAGAGTATGACCGGTCCATTCAGGCATACCGGAAATGGATCGACACGGCGCCCAAACATCCCGATATTCCGCGTGTGCAATTTCAAATTGGCTGGGCGTATTATTTGAACAAGGCTTACCTGGATGCAGTCGAGACATGGATGGCTATGGCGGATGAATTTTCTGATGCGCCGGAAACACAAGAAGCGCTTTTTTGGGTGGCGGACACCTATTTTCAGGCCGGAGAGAATAGACGGGCACGGAAAATTTATCAGTCGCTTTTAAAAAAATATCCTGAATCACCCGAATGCAAGTCATTTGCTCTGCGTATTGCCCAGACGTATTACAATGAGCAAAAGGATAAGGAATCCATCCGCCGTTTTACTGCAGTGATGGTGGATTATCCGGATACGACCGAGGCGAAAGAGGCGGGAAACGGCATCGAGGCGGCTTCTTACCGTATCACGGATATGATGGACACCATTCCGGCATTTCGTGAGTTTATTTCTAAATTTTCGGAAAGCAATTTGGCGGAAGATATTCAATATCGTATTGGTGAGGCATACTATTTAAAAGAAAAATATAAATTGAGTTTGTCGGAATTTCTCCAGTTTGTCCTGATATACACCAAAAGCCCGCGAACACCCAATGCACAATATTATATTTCGGTTTGTCAGGAGCAATTAGGGAATGTCCGGGAAAGTGTGTTGCAGGCGGAAGCGTTTGTGAAAAATTACCCCCAACATGAACTGGCGCCTGAAATGATGTTTAGGTTGGCGTCCGGGGAATTCCAGTTGGAAAAATTTTCCGAGGCGGCACAACATTTTGTGGAATGCGCTGAAAATTATGCGTTGAAAGAATATCAACCGCGTGCTTGGTATAATGCCGCGGTTACGTATGAAAAAATTGAAATGCCGGATCAAGCACTGACGTATTACGAAAAGCTGGTCAAGCACTATCCGGATGATCCCAATGCAACGGTTGGTTTTTCCAGAATGGTCATGATGAATGCATTGCAGCGAAACTACGAGGGTGTCGAGGCAACGCTGGTGTTGATGGAAGCGAAGAAAGATAAAGCCTTGCTGCAAAAAACCTGGCTGGGACTGGCCGTGTTGTATAAGGAACAGGATGAGCCGGGACGGTATGAGGAAATTCTTCTGCGCATTATGCGGGAGGGACTGCCTAAGACCAGAGAATATTCCATGGCGCTGGTAGAACTGGCTTCGATGTACGAAGGTGAAAAAAAATGGCAAGCTGCACTTGAAGTCTATCAACGGTTGGCCAAAAACACCCTGGAACCTAAATGGCGGGATGCAGCCGGCAAGCGGATCAAACTATTGAGCCGGATTATCAAAAGTGAACAGAGGTAA
- a CDS encoding biopolymer transporter ExbD, translating into MMQNTKKPIVTINLTPLVDVSLVLVVIFMATAPMFLQSGIIVTSSEKKMTTEIKQKKKSEKSKNIVIKLAADKLWLNQHQVTEEELPALLKRMLVESENRRVVVNPDRDVKHGMVIRIMDLAKQSGAGNLIILGKSKKKTGERK; encoded by the coding sequence ATGATGCAGAACACTAAAAAACCGATTGTTACCATCAATTTAACACCTTTGGTGGATGTTAGTTTGGTTTTGGTCGTTATTTTTATGGCGACAGCTCCGATGTTTTTACAGAGTGGTATTATTGTGACTTCAAGTGAAAAAAAAATGACAACGGAAATTAAGCAAAAGAAAAAGAGTGAAAAAAGTAAAAATATTGTTATTAAATTAGCCGCAGACAAACTCTGGTTGAATCAGCATCAAGTAACGGAAGAAGAATTGCCTGCGTTGCTGAAACGGATGTTGGTGGAATCGGAAAATAGACGCGTGGTTGTCAATCCCGACCGGGATGTCAAACATGGCATGGTAATCCGGATTATGGATTTGGCCAAACAATCCGGAGCAGGGAATTTAATTATTTTGGGGAAATCAAAAAAGAAAACCGGTGAGCGGAAGTAA
- a CDS encoding energy transducer TonB produces the protein MFLDRISPRIQVTVFVSFGVHLVLFSMFGSKKFSEAPKRLKLTEVEFQEEIEKPTQMQKLMSKIAAPPKPPVKEEVFSIDEALEELEKSSFQKVVGIKERSPKEDVSEMDLTSLAALPKFDLAGQPPAPAIKRIQPKHIALVRSRPSAIQALESKVVPLDELPPADFGPAISKRNFQQPEMIIKQVKAERRRKTKIDRGKQLSMGRRTYITGAAAKRQIIHEEQPRVPRWLEEKGIEAKVVIRFVVNPDGEVGDKIFVEKTSGYAELDRLAINALKKYIFVPLPLTAKQAEQSGTIVIRFTLR, from the coding sequence ATGTTTTTAGACCGTATTAGCCCCCGTATTCAGGTCACAGTGTTTGTCTCCTTCGGTGTTCATCTTGTCCTGTTTAGCATGTTTGGCTCCAAAAAATTCAGTGAAGCTCCCAAGCGCCTCAAGTTAACTGAAGTGGAATTTCAGGAAGAAATTGAAAAACCGACACAGATGCAAAAATTGATGAGTAAAATTGCCGCACCGCCGAAGCCGCCGGTGAAAGAGGAAGTATTTTCGATTGATGAAGCATTGGAAGAATTGGAAAAGTCATCTTTTCAAAAAGTTGTAGGAATAAAAGAACGCAGTCCGAAAGAAGATGTTTCTGAGATGGATTTAACCAGCTTGGCGGCGTTGCCGAAATTTGATTTGGCCGGTCAACCACCGGCACCCGCCATCAAGAGGATACAACCCAAGCATATTGCATTGGTGCGTTCGAGACCTTCGGCGATACAAGCATTGGAATCAAAGGTCGTGCCATTAGATGAATTGCCACCGGCGGATTTTGGTCCTGCGATCAGCAAACGGAATTTTCAGCAGCCGGAAATGATTATCAAGCAAGTTAAGGCGGAACGTCGCCGGAAAACAAAAATTGACAGAGGGAAACAATTAAGTATGGGACGTCGTACTTATATTACCGGCGCGGCTGCCAAACGCCAAATAATACACGAAGAACAACCGCGCGTACCGCGTTGGTTGGAAGAAAAGGGGATTGAGGCCAAAGTTGTCATTCGATTTGTCGTTAACCCGGATGGAGAGGTAGGAGATAAAATATTTGTGGAAAAGACTTCGGGTTACGCTGAATTGGATCGGTTGGCGATTAATGCGTTGAAGAAATATATATTCGTTCCTTTGCCGCTGACTGCCAAGCAGGCAGAACAGTCCGGGACGATTGTGATAAGGTTCACATTGCGTTGA
- a CDS encoding OmpA family protein, with protein sequence MMRLGFFNRRGRAIAFVFAVFLLAKSGAAYFLDYNIGVRPTGLGGAFVAVADDANTMNWNPAGLAIADRYEVTTMFAGLFAGFEGRLYTGARDQLGYNYVAVMIPVDPTIGYFGASWAHLNSYFYFENTFNVGYARTLNLWNQSIHLGTTLKILNWSSEATDYAPAFSKTGFTADFGVLYPLPKKFVVGLNLENFIPTDVGVTIYEEVPRNFRIGLSWQQDLQPLNAVIENVLLSVEVVNRSYMQNKNTVRFGVESWFFDGLAAARTGVNSQEFTFSLSGCYIFEQLNNTQLQLDYSFSLPFYIQKTFGSHRLSLTASWEKLGSGKEKADRAEKELLKALADEDVENLAKMRDEQLKQSRAQDEAKVREMERKLRSEIIAAREALARIEDDIKSNALPAIKFKDRKSVLKGNIAKTLDQIGAVMKKHSLVKFRLFGHSGSLGKPAEDIRLSQARVRTVREYLVAKFGLNPKNIIMVGYGSTHPLVGNDTPAGREINQRIEVRALIPAGMVFAQPDLDMRKFEGEITEKEPIKPEDIVQYEELDELKEKLEVYEMQMDQDEVEELFKQQHQERR encoded by the coding sequence ATGATGCGGCTTGGATTTTTTAATCGGCGCGGGAGGGCAATTGCGTTTGTATTTGCGGTATTCTTGCTTGCGAAGAGCGGTGCGGCCTATTTTTTAGATTATAATATTGGTGTGCGTCCCACCGGACTGGGAGGGGCGTTCGTAGCAGTGGCGGATGATGCCAATACCATGAACTGGAATCCGGCCGGTTTGGCCATTGCCGATAGATATGAAGTTACCACGATGTTTGCCGGTTTGTTTGCGGGATTTGAGGGAAGACTTTATACCGGTGCACGCGATCAGTTGGGATATAATTATGTAGCCGTGATGATTCCGGTTGATCCGACGATTGGCTATTTTGGTGCTTCCTGGGCGCATTTAAACTCATATTTTTATTTTGAAAATACGTTTAATGTTGGATACGCCAGGACGCTGAATTTATGGAATCAATCAATTCATTTAGGCACGACGCTGAAGATTTTGAATTGGTCGTCGGAAGCAACTGATTATGCGCCGGCATTTTCTAAAACGGGGTTTACCGCGGATTTTGGTGTGCTTTATCCTCTGCCGAAAAAATTTGTAGTCGGGCTGAATCTTGAAAATTTTATTCCGACAGATGTTGGTGTGACCATTTATGAGGAAGTGCCGCGGAACTTTAGAATCGGACTTTCCTGGCAACAGGATTTGCAACCCCTGAATGCGGTTATTGAGAATGTTCTGCTTTCGGTTGAAGTCGTGAACCGGAGCTATATGCAGAATAAAAACACGGTCCGGTTTGGCGTGGAAAGTTGGTTTTTTGACGGATTGGCCGCCGCACGAACCGGTGTCAATTCGCAGGAATTCACCTTTAGTTTGAGCGGGTGTTATATATTTGAACAATTAAACAATACGCAGTTACAACTCGACTACTCATTTTCTCTGCCGTTTTATATTCAGAAGACGTTTGGTTCTCACAGGCTGTCTTTGACCGCCAGCTGGGAGAAGCTGGGCAGCGGCAAGGAAAAAGCCGATCGGGCTGAAAAGGAATTGCTCAAAGCCCTGGCCGATGAAGATGTGGAAAATCTGGCAAAAATGCGTGATGAGCAATTGAAACAATCTCGTGCCCAGGATGAAGCCAAGGTGCGGGAAATGGAAAGAAAATTACGGAGTGAAATTATTGCGGCGCGCGAGGCCTTGGCACGGATTGAGGATGATATTAAATCCAACGCTTTGCCGGCAATTAAATTTAAAGACAGGAAGAGTGTTTTAAAAGGAAATATAGCAAAGACGCTTGATCAAATCGGCGCTGTTATGAAGAAGCATTCGCTGGTAAAATTTCGGTTGTTCGGACATTCAGGATCTTTGGGTAAACCGGCAGAGGATATTCGGTTATCCCAGGCGCGTGTTAGGACTGTGCGGGAATACTTGGTGGCGAAGTTTGGTCTCAATCCCAAAAATATTATTATGGTAGGATATGGCAGTACACATCCACTGGTAGGCAATGATACCCCTGCGGGACGGGAAATAAATCAACGGATTGAAGTCCGGGCTTTAATACCGGCGGGAATGGTGTTTGCGCAACCTGATTTGGATATGCGGAAATTTGAGGGCGAGATAACTGAAAAAGAACCCATCAAACCTGAGGATATTGTTCAATATGAAGAATTGGATGAATTGAAGGAAAAACTGGAAGTCTATGAAATGCAGATGGATCAGGATGAGGTGGAGGAGCTGTTCAAACAACAACATCAAGAAAGAAGATGA